The Xiphophorus hellerii strain 12219 chromosome 5, Xiphophorus_hellerii-4.1, whole genome shotgun sequence genome window below encodes:
- the mab21l2 gene encoding protein mab-21-like 2, whose amino-acid sequence MIATQAKLVYQLNKYYNERCQARKAAIAKTIREVCKVVSDVLKEVEVQEPRFISSLSEIDARYEGMEVISPNEFEVVLYLNQMGVFNFVDDGSLPGCAVLKLSDGRKRSMSLWVEFITASGYLSARKIRSRFQTLVAQAVDKCSYRDVVKMVADTSEVKLRIRERYVVQITPAFKCTGIWPRSAAQWPMPHIPWPGPNRVAEVKAEGFNLLSKECYSLTGKQSSAESDAWVLQFSEAENRLLMGGCRKKCLSVLKTLRDRHLELPGQPLNNYHMKTLLLYECEKHPRETDWDESCLGDRLNGILLQLISCLQCRRCPHYFLPNLDLFQGKPHSALEAAAKQTWRLAREILTNAKSLDKL is encoded by the coding sequence ATGATCGCGACGCAGGCGAAGCTGGTGTACCAGCTCAACAAATACTACAACGAGAGATGCCAAGCGCGCAAGGCGGCCATTGCGAAGACCATAAGGGAGGTTTGCAAAGTGGTGTCGGATGTCCTGAAGGAGGTGGAGGTGCAGGAGCCCCGCTTCATCAGCTCCCTCAGCGAGATCGACGCGCGCTACGAGGGGATGGAGGTCATCTCCCCGAACGAGTTCGAGGTGGTGCTCTACCTCAACCAGATGGGGGTCTTCAACTTCGTGGACGACGGCTCGCTGCCCGGCTGCGCGGTGCTGAAGCTGAGCGACGGCCGCAAGAGGAGCATGTCGCTGTGGGTCGAGTTCATCACCGCCTCGGGCTACCTCTCGGCCCGAAAGATCCGCTCCCGGTTCCAGACTCTGGTGGCGCAGGCCGTGGACAAGTGCAGCTACCGCGACGTGGTGAAGATGGTGGCCGACACCAGCGAGGTCAAGCTGAGGATCAGGGAGCGGTACGTGGTGCAGATCACCCCCGCCTTCAAGTGCACGGGCATCTGGCCCAGAAGCGCGGCGCAGTGGCCCATGCCGCACATCCCCTGGCCCGGACCGAACCGGGTGGCCGAGGTCAAGGCGGAGGGCTTCAACCTCCTGTCCAAAGAGTGCTACTCGCTGACGGGGAAGCAGAGCTCGGCGGAGAGCGACGCCTGGGTGCTGCAGTTCAGCGAGGCCGAGAACAGGCTGCTCATGGGCGGCTGCAGGAAGAAGTGTCTGTCGGTCCTGAAGACTCTGAGGGACCGGCACCTGGAGCTGCCGGGCCAGCCGCTCAACAACTACCACATGAAGACCCTGCTGCTGTACGAGTGCGAGAAACACCCGCGGGAGACGGACTGGGACGAGTCGTGCCTGGGAGACCGGCTGAACGGCATCCTGCTGCAGCTCATCTCCTGCCTGCAGTGCCGCAGATGCCCCCACTACTTCTTGCCAAACTTGGACTTGTTTCAGGGAAAGCCTCACTCGGCCCTGGAGGCTGCGGCGAAGCAGACGTGGAGACTAGCGAGGGAAATCCTCACCAACgccaaaagtttggacaaatTATAG